One region of Kazachstania africana CBS 2517 chromosome 3, complete genome genomic DNA includes:
- the PUT4 gene encoding proline permease PUT4 (similar to Saccharomyces cerevisiae PUT4 (YOR348C); ancestral locus Anc_7.44) has translation MKSDMSESSDMATTNISVYDKNDKNNIKDGVSFEKPIIYSEVDIESGAKESSSRNLKHGLQSRHIQLIALGGTIGTGLFVGTSSTLANCGPAALVISYIVISTIVYPIMNMFGEMVCYLPGNDDDDESVGYCAYLVSKYVDESLGFATSWNYYYCFIVLVATECTAASSIVEYWTSKIPKAVLIFLFLGVIFLLNFLPVKFYGEAEFWFAIIKIFCITGLIIVAFVIFCGGAPNNEDNSFVGFHYWKNPSSFRDYVTNGSLGNFLDVYNALIKGAFAFILGPELVSLTSSECVDQRRNIAKASRRFVYRLMFFYIFGALSISVIVPYNDPTLLNALALNKPGAGSSPFVIGIQNAGITILPHIINFCILTSAMSAGNAFLFASTRALLTMGKNGSAPRIFSRINRHGVPYVALSLSIMIACLAFLNCSASSAKVFQWFSNISTISGFIGWFTGCIAYLRFRRTIDYNGLYDRLPFKTKGQVYLTWYSFVFVGILILTNGYMYIIPKFWNYQDFIAAYITLPVFLVLYFGHIIYSGRWRQRKWWKPVDEIDVVTGLEEIELKTKIADEERQGHSGRFAKCLDYIL, from the coding sequence ATGAAATCAGACATGTCAGAATCTAGCGACATGGCCACAACAAATATTTCAGTATACgataaaaatgacaaaaataatatcaaagatGGAGTGTCTTTCGAGAAGCCAATAATTTATAGTGAGGTGGACATTGAGTCAGGGGCAAAAGAAAGTTCCTCTCGAAACTTGAAACATGGACTTCAATCACGTCATATCCAATTAATTGCATTGGGTGGAACCATAGGTACAGGTCTCTTCGTCGGTACCTCTTCAACGTTGGCAAATTGTGGACCGGCTGCACTGGTTATATCATACATAGTCATTTCCACAATTGTATATCCAATTATGAACATGTTCGGTGAAATGGTCTGTTATTTGCCCGGTAATGACGATGACGATGAATCTGTTGGTTACTGTGCCTATCTGGTCTCCAAATATGTGGATGAATCACTAGGTTTTGCAACAAGCTGGAATTACTATTACTGTTTTATCGTTCTGGTAGCAACTGAGTGCACTGCAGCAAGTTCAATAGTAGAGTATTGGACGTCCAAAATCCCTAAAGCTGTACTTATATTCCTATTTTTGGGTGTTatctttcttctaaattttttaccAGTCAAATTCTATGGTGAAGCTGAATTTTGGTTTGCtataattaaaatattttgtataACTGGGTTAATTATAGTTGCTTTTGTCATATTCTGTGGTGGAGCACccaataatgaagataacTCATTTGTTGGTTTCCATTACTGGAAAAATCCGAGTAGTTTTAGAGATTATGTTACGAACGGCAGTCTTGGTAACTTCTTGGATGTTTATAATGCATTGATAAAAGGCGCATTCGCATTTATTTTGGGGCCTGAATTGGTGTCCCTGACAAGTTCTGAATGTGTagatcaaagaagaaatattgCAAAAGCATCAAGGCGATTTGTTTATAGATTAATGtttttctatatttttGGTGCATTATCGATTAGTGTCATTGTACCATATAATGACCCGACGTTGCTAAACGCATTAGCATTGAATAAACCCGGCGCAGGCTCGTCTCCATTTGTCATTGGTATTCAGAATGCTGGAATTACCATTCTACCtcatattattaatttttgcaTATTGACAAGCGCTATGTCAGCTGGTAAtgcatttttatttgcAAGCACAAGAGCTTTACTAACAATGGGTAAAAATGGGAGTGCACCGAGAATATTTAGTAGAATAAATAGACATGGTGTTCCTTATGTTGCATTGTCACTATCAATCATGATTGCATGTTTGGCTTTTCTGAACTGTAGTGCTTCGTCGGCCAAAGTCTTCCAGTGGTTTTCTAATATTAGTACTATTTCCGGGTTTATTGGTTGGTTTACAGGATGCATTGCATATCTAAGGTTTAGAAGAACAATCGATTATAATGGATTATATGATAGATTGCCATTTAAGACAAAGGGGCAAGTGTACTTGACCTGGTATTCCTTCGTTTTTGTCGgaatattgatattgacTAATGGttatatgtatattataCCAAAGTTTTGGAATTACCAAGATTTTATTGCTGCGTATATCACGCTGCCAGTATTTTTAGTATTGTATTTCGGTCATATAATCTACTCTGGAAGGTGgagacaaagaaaatggtgGAAGCCAGTAGATGAAATAGATGTTGTGACAGGCCTAGAAGAAATAGAGCTGAAGACAAAAATCgctgatgaagaaagacAGGGACACTCCGGTAGATTTGCCAAATGCCTCgattatatattataa
- the CIN1 gene encoding Cin1p (similar to Saccharomyces cerevisiae CIN1 (YOR349W); ancestral locus Anc_7.43): MQAASIESLLQSIKNGLKNVTNCDANEVIKSINSFQSDPSILDKHLSLFINLITKDFFVLNNDDTYRINVNHSKLCEIFYNFSKVCTWKKIVKFLPADVYLLPHILSELDKLSYKWQFKFFLLSWEYIIITSPFKLQNDIEIYQKAKKFKANQVLDPIVCMIHSELLFKNRTMYQDNARTCDLKTLNFLLKKIINCTNNNGSVASSCTIDILLDDIELLEYYTNYCLEFDHANNESIGIIICKTLPKLFKLQILTGNEGVIENILSWYFTNMNTHFTKFRFSLAHSFKKIIDLIHANDNDGLLLDLVEGDIIDKTLSLLDDKANLDMIDIHDLHSNLLIMAELSNFIIVHFPNLILKIIKVLSTTFFFQQKHLNKSIKGSQIKDASNFISWSLVKAKCFHEQLTASTELVVSNLFQNLLINSLFDAEILIRKSSYAALQELLGRHGSLILSNEQVVKIMELPINDLKHSYSNNLIALYKILNPNNGTSNNIHNTFFNYISDWFINYNIMGNVDIGTVMLAVSSLKILMLYLKANHNPYYIVLSNNIATLLKRQDSKGNVDAITSTRLLYLITEMNSDEHLLNFNREFLLKIFSSVINSHFTFSRDSVNSFKCLAILKYWTFNLKVKYPHFTLSKPEFDFLYTRILLVANVDSSSFDEFSTLMNEFIYLLSRSDTTIFGNQEAFDFFWLNYDKYAKLNHTIICSSLPYLPYDEFKIKFAKFVSHLNCQAKASLIANITRNENDILSNLLNDTSTGFNIIDYIVDFLDDHTVTDQGDVGRLVRFQACKLISLHFNRFEKHHDVLLSSLFNLAAQPSTGIRTVSLSTIQTYLGSSSDEEKEHELKLLQLFQIFTSNNGDIDRLSFWQSYAMNAGAQYSTNDQLGKSIDSFITWYETDLKSSDSRNAIFKELILSIPTASRIMSYKSDQEKISKLIKTVTCCLNFIERLISSRTKLGDERFNWNGVLIKLNNLMILKFGSNQVFKMRIVEFLPFLGIAYDIAVDGATENHNNDFQFINQIIEKILNVAKKTNIMTLQRACIRGLFQLYLEFDALEPFKLLEKILNENDSINNHTNTDFYIQV; this comes from the coding sequence ATGCAAGCAGCTTCCATAGAATCCTTGCTGCAGTCCATAAAAAATGGATTAAAAAATGTTACGAACTGTGATGCTAATGAAGTAATCAAGTCCATAAATAGCTTTCAGAGTGATCCATCGATATTAGATAAACATCTAAGtttatttataaatttgataacaAAGGATTTTTTCGTTTTGAATAATGATGACACTTATAGAATTAATGTAAACCACTCCAAATTATGTGAGATCTTTTacaacttttcaaaagtttgcACTTGGAAAAAGATTGTGAAATTTTTACCGGCCGACGTGTACCTTTTACCCCATATCCTTTCAGAATTGGACAAGCTATCATACAAGTGgcaattcaaattttttttactcTCATGGGAATATATCATTATAACTTCGCCTTTCAAACTACAAAATGATATagaaatatatcaaaaagCTAAAAAGTTTAAAGCAAATCAAGTTCTGGACCCTATCGTCTGCATGATACACTCCGAATTACTCTTTAAAAACAGAACAATGTATCAGGATAATGCAAGAACTTGcgatttgaaaactttaaattttttactCAAGAAAATCATAAATTGTACGAATAATAATGGTTCCGTTGCGTCTTCCTGTACCATCGATATTCTActtgatgatattgaacTCCTGGAGTATTACACAAATTATTGTCTGGAGTTTGACCATGCCAACAATGAGTCAATTGGTATCATTATCTGTAAAACTTTACCAAAACTATTCAAACTACAAATTTTGACTGGTAATGAGGGTGTCATCGAGAATATCTTATCATGGTACTTCACAAATATGAACACACACTTTACTAAATTCAGATTTTCTTTAGCACATTCATTTAAAAAGATTATAGACTTAATACATGcaaatgataatgacgGTTTATTACTTGATTTAGTCGAAGgtgatattattgataagaCTCTATCCCTTTTAGATGATAAGGCAAATTTAGATATGATTGATATTCACGACTTGCACTCAAACCTACTAATAATGGCCGAATTATCTAACTTTATAATAGTACACTTCCCAAATTTAATACTCAAAATCATAAAGGTTCTGTCcacaactttttttttccaacaAAAACATCTGAACAAGAGCATCAAGGGCAGTCAAATAAAAGATGCCTCAAATTTTATCTCGTGGTCTTTAGTTAAGGCTAAATGCTTCCATGAACAACTCACCGCTAGTACAGAGCTAGTGGTCTCAAATCTTTTCCAAAACCTTCTgattaattcattatttgatgcAGAAATATTGATTAGGAAATCATCATACGCCGCTTTACAAGAGCTTCTAGGAAGACATGGAAGTTTAATTTTGAGTAACGAACAAGTTGTCAAAATTATGGAACTTCCTATAAACGATTTAAAACATTCATATTCCAATAACCTTATCGCATTATACAAGATACTAAATCCAAATAATGGCACcagtaataatattcacaacacttttttcaattatataAGCGATTGGTTCATAAACTATAACATTATGGGAAACGTCGATATAGGTACTGTTATGTTGGCGGTTTCCTCCTTGAAAATCTTAATGCTGTATCTCAAAGCAAATCACAACCCATATTATATTGTATTATCCAATAACATTGCAACGCTTTTGAAAAGGCAGGATTCTAAAGGTAATGTCGATGCCATAACTTCCACAAGATTACTGTATCTAATAACTGAAATGAACAGTGACGAGCATTTACTAAATTTTAATAGAGAATtcttattaaaaattttctctaGTGTTATAAATTCACATTTTACATTTTCGAGAGATTCGGtcaattcattcaaatgcTTAGCGATCCTAAAGTATTGgactttcaatttgaagGTCAAATACCCCCATTTTACCCTTAGCAAGCCAGAATTTGATTTCCTATACACGCGTATACTATTGGTCGCCAATGTcgattcttcttcttttgatgaGTTCAGCACACTGATGAATGAGTTTATATATCTTCTATCACGTAGTGACACAACTATTTTCGGAAATCAAGAGgcttttgattttttttggctcAACTATGATAAATATGCCAAACTTAACCACACGATAATCTGCTCATCATTGCCATACTTGCCATATGACGAATTTAAGATTAAATTCGCTAAATTTGTGAGTCACTTGAACTGTCAAGCAAAAGCTTCACTGATAGCAAATATAACAAGAAACGAAAACGACATTTTATCTAATCTGTTAAATGACACCAGTACTGGcttcaatattattgattatATAGTCGACTTTTTAGACGACCACACTGTGACAGATCAAGGCGACGTTGGTAGATTAGTGAGGTTCCAAGCATGTAAATTGATATCGTTGCATTTTAACCGTTTTGAGAAACATCATGACGTCCTACTTTCTAGCTTATTTAATTTGGCTGCTCAACCGTCTACGGGGATCAGAACTGTCTCTTTGAGTACAATTCAAACATACTTAGGTTCTTCCTCAgacgaagaaaaagaacatGAATTAAAACTCTTACagctatttcaaatattcacCTCAAATAATGGAGATATAGACAGATTATCCTTCTGGCAGAGCTATGCAATGAATGCAGGTGCGCAATACTCTACTAACGACCAGTTAGGTAAATCAATCGATTCTTTTATAACGTGGTATGAGACAGATTTGAAATCTAGTGATTCCAGGAATGCtatattcaaagaattaatCTTATCAATTCCCACAGCATCCCGTATCATGTCATATAAATCTGACCAGGAGAAAATCAgcaaattgataaaaactGTTACCTGTTGTTTAAACTTCATAGAGAGACTAATTTCTTCTAGGACCAAATTGGGAGATGAGCGTTTCAACTGGAACGGTGTTTTGATCAAGCTAAACAATTTGATGATTCTGAAATTTGGTTCAAATCAAGTTTTTAAAATGCGGATAGTAGAATTCTTACCTTTCTTAGGCATAGCATATGATATCGCTGTTGATGGTGCGACAGAAAATCATAATAACGACTTTCAGTTCATTAATCAAATCATAGAGAAAATACTAAATGTGGCTAAAAAAACTAATATAATGACTCTACAACGTGCATGTATCAGAGGTCTTTTCCAGCTTTACTTGGAATTTGATGCATTGGAACCATTCAAACTGTTGGAAAAAAtcttgaatgaaaatgattccATCAATAATCATACTAATACTGATTTCTATATACAGGtgtaa
- the KAFR0C05170 gene encoding uncharacterized protein (similar to Saccharomyces cerevisiae YAL037W and YOR342C; ancestral locus Anc_7.48), with protein sequence MAFIENQYKPQLLDKNIYFGTLQTITKHSVLLANQNIRYFIGIDIPTETVSQLYNDIVNSGIYGSKDDILMINFDSKFLSPADYDNLQLNNDPLTFYQWNNTRLLNSLINDRLSLSQNFEFENALFGNKTNYTKSNVFTVDNFEKFQYFNDLIAIINFQNSNPSNGILIFADYENNENLITLLISIVLKKNPSLKILDALQFIKNLKHDNNYNLKEERIFWCSGLLNYFEEIRKNNLYWGISPRIINDCNNSNNIQNNNYNSVKCTSNKRTTNNIDLDNTNTNNNNSKAIATDPIASIARSKRARSD encoded by the coding sequence ATGGCGTTTATAGAAAATCAATACAAACCACAGTTGCtagataaaaatatttattttggCACATTACAAACAATAACTAAACATTCAGTTTTATTagcaaatcaaaatataagatACTTTATTGGTATCGATATACCAACAGAAACAGTTTCACAGCTGTATAACGATATAGTGAATTCTGGAATCTATGGATCTaaagatgatattttaatgattAATTTcgattcaaaatttctttcgCCAGCAGATTATGACAACTTACAATTAAATAACGATCCTTTAACTTTTTACCAATGGAATAATACACGTCTATTGAATAGTCTGATTAACGACAGATTGTCACTATCACAAAATTTCGAATTTGAAAACGCTTTATTCGGTAATAAAACGAATTACACGAAATCAAATGTCTTTACAGtggataattttgaaaagttccAATATTTTAACGATTTAATTGCAATTATTAACTTCCAGAACTCTAATCCCAGTAATGGCATTCTTATATTTGCTGATTATgagaataatgaaaatCTGATAACTCTATTGATATCCattgtattgaaaaaaaatccaagTCTCAAAATACTTGACGCTTTacaattcattaaaaatttgaaacatGATAATAATTATAATTTAAAAGAGGAAAGAATCTTTTGGTGCAGTGGGCTGctaaattattttgaagaaattagaaaaaataatctatACTGGGGTATAAGTCCAAGAATAATCAATGACtgtaataatagtaataacattcaaaataataattacaATAGCGTAAAATGTACATCTAATAAAAGAACGACTAATAACATCGATTTAGATAACACTAAcacaaataataataacagcAAAGCAATTGCTACAGATCCAATCGCTAGTATTGCAAGAAGCAAAAGAGCACGCTCAGATTAA
- the TYE7 gene encoding Tye7p (similar to Saccharomyces cerevisiae TYE7 (YOR344C); ancestral locus Anc_7.47), giving the protein MDSIITNDAANFESWMFEEDMKPSLVSNKNSSISLNSNLTTDNSWFESLENIISSTSSSSIASPIENQLNQEVPFTLKQENESFIPSLVNSPENDSFTNDVSLLPSLDNLIKREITESDEADGEDDGLIKIRPVRKRLTAHQKEAHNKIEKRYRININTKIARLQQIIPWVSSEQTAFEVSDSVKKQDASISTTTATSTRLNKSMILEKAVDYILYLQNNERLYELEVTRLKNEVETLRRQSNQK; this is encoded by the coding sequence ATGGATTCAATAATCACAAACGATGCTGCTAATTTCGAATCATGGATGTTcgaagaagatatgaaACCTTCCTTGGTTTCTAATAAGAactcatcaatttcattaaattctaATTTAACGACTGATAATTCATGGTTTGAATCattagaaaatatcataTCATCTACATCAAGCTCTTCTATCGCTTCTccaattgaaaatcaattgaatcaaGAAGTTCCATTCACAttgaaacaagaaaatgaatctTTTATACCATCGTTAGTTAATTCTCCTGAAAATGATAGTTTCACCAACGACGTCAGTTTGTTACCTTCGTTGGACAATTTAATTAAGAGAGAAATCACTGAATCTGATGAAGCTGATGGAGAAGATGATGGACTTATCAAGATTAGGCCAGTTAGAAAAAGATTAACTGCTCATCAAAAGGAGGCTCATAataagattgaaaaaagatatagAATCAACATCAATACAAAAATTGCCAGATTACAGCAAATTATCCCATGGGTCTCCTCTGAACAAACAGCTTTTGAAGTCAGTGACTCTGTAAAAAAGCAAGACGCATCTATCAGCACCACAACAGCCACTAGCACAAGGCTGAACAAAAGCATGATCCTAGAAAAAGCTGTCGATTATATTctatatttacaaaataatgagaGGTTATATGAGCTTGAGGTAACTAgattaaaaaatgaagtaGAAACTTTAAGAAGACAATCAAaccaaaaatga